DNA sequence from the Calidithermus timidus DSM 17022 genome:
TGGTCGGTGTCGCGGGCGAAGAGGAGGGCGGTGCCGCTTCCTTCAAAGCGGTTGCCGAGGAGCTGGGTGTCCCTCGAGTCCAGCGACAAAAGCCCGATGGTGCTCTGTAGGAAGCGGTTGCCCTTCAGTGTGGCCTTCCACTCCTCTTGCAGCAAAAGTCCGTAGCGCAAAGGCCCCACTTCCCGGGCAAAGGTGTTCCCCTCCACCCGGTTTTCGGCCCCGTGCATGAGGGCCGAGCCCACCCGGTTGCCCTGGCTGTGGTTGCCCCGAACCTGGGCCTGGTAGGTGAACATCAGGTGCAGGCCGTAGCGTTCTCCGGCTTCCATCCGGTTCTCCTCCACCACCACCCGCTCGCCGTACTCCACGTACAGGTTGTCCAGGAAGCCCCGGATACGGTTGCCCCGCAGCACTACGTCGTCGCTGCGGTAGGTTTGCAGGCCAGGGGCGGCCTGGGTGCCTACCAAATCGCAGTTTTCTATCCGAGCCCTATTGGACTTTTCCACTCGAATGCCGGCCGTCACTCCGTAGGCCCGAATCCCGCGCACCGCGCAGCCCTCGCACTGGTAGAGCGCCACAGCCGCATCGGGCTCATAGAAGTCGTCGCCGGGGCCCACGTTTTGCACCTCGAGGCCCTCCACCACAACCCCCGGCGCCCTCAGGGTGAGCGCGGTACCCTTACCCCCGCCGTCCAGCACCGCGCCGGGGCGGGCCACCAGGCGCACCCCGGGGGTGGTTATCGTCCAGGGGCCCTGGTGCACGCCGGCCTCCAGCACCACGGTCTGGCCGGGGTGCAGGGGGGGTAGAGGCGCAGGGGGATGAAGCACCAGCATAAAGCGCTGCAGGCTGCAGGTTCAGCAGGGGGCTGGGCTGGGGTATTGGAATGCCGCAGATTCATCCCACGACCTCCGCGGGATACGAGGGTCGGAGGCATTTGCTTTCAGGCATGAGGCGGCCCCCGGATCAGCAGCGGAAAAACCGGGGCTAGGTGCAGCTTTTGCAGTTGTTGTGGGCCGATTGTGCTGAGGAGGCGGGGAACGGGGAGCGGCACCGCGACCAGCGGCGCGGCCCCGTCGCTAAACCCCCCGGGGATGCAAAGGGGGCAGTGGGGCGA
Encoded proteins:
- a CDS encoding NosD domain-containing protein, producing MLVLHPPAPLPPLHPGQTVVLEAGVHQGPWTITTPGVRLVARPGAVLDGGGKGTALTLRAPGVVVEGLEVQNVGPGDDFYEPDAAVALYQCEGCAVRGIRAYGVTAGIRVEKSNRARIENCDLVGTQAAPGLQTYRSDDVVLRGNRIRGFLDNLYVEYGERVVVEENRMEAGERYGLHLMFTYQAQVRGNHSQGNRVGSALMHGAENRVEGNTFAREVGPLRYGLLLQEEWKATLKGNRFLQSTIGLLSLDSRDTQLLGNRFEGSGTALLFARDTDQNTLRATANTFVGNLQDVAVDDPRARVVLRGNAFDRATPLPIPHLPSSSFALLSARQPDLSLLALSPGVLLWEAAEARVPGLRLLALADPEARPASPPATPIAPGLLGLALLSLLGGLWLRW